One Euzebyales bacterium genomic region harbors:
- a CDS encoding DUF503 domain-containing protein, protein MVVAIVTIGLRLPACTSLKDKRGVTRRLISRLRRDLNVSVAEVGGQDTWQRCDLGVAIAAGSEVGARKVAQQVEKIVTREHDVEPVHIEVEITAPQLL, encoded by the coding sequence GTGGTTGTGGCGATCGTCACCATCGGGCTGCGGCTGCCCGCATGCACCTCGTTGAAGGACAAGCGCGGCGTGACCAGACGCCTCATCTCCCGGCTGAGGCGCGACCTGAACGTCTCGGTCGCCGAGGTCGGTGGCCAGGACACCTGGCAGCGGTGCGACCTGGGCGTCGCCATCGCAGCGGGCAGCGAGGTCGGAGCGCGCAAGGTCGCACAGCAGGTCGAGAAGATCGTCACGCGCGAGCACGATGTCGAGCCCGTGCACATCGAGGTCGAGATCACCGCACCTCAGCTGCTGTGA
- the rbfA gene encoding 30S ribosome-binding factor RbfA, translated as MSSPRANRVPERIKEILAELVTTLKDPRVGFVTITDVRTTPDFSKATVFWTVLGSPADVPGAADDDDAVVDDAAAELARERTTEGLASATPLLRRELGKRLRLRQVPVLEFVHDPVPAHSRRIEALLDEARPDR; from the coding sequence GTGAGCTCCCCACGAGCGAACCGCGTACCCGAGCGGATCAAGGAGATCCTCGCCGAGCTCGTGACGACGCTCAAGGACCCCCGCGTGGGGTTCGTCACGATCACCGACGTACGGACGACGCCGGACTTCAGCAAGGCGACCGTGTTCTGGACCGTGCTGGGGTCTCCAGCGGACGTGCCGGGCGCCGCCGATGACGACGATGCGGTCGTCGACGACGCTGCGGCCGAGCTGGCGCGCGAGCGTACCACCGAGGGGCTGGCCAGCGCGACGCCGCTGCTGCGCCGTGAGCTGGGCAAGCGGCTCCGGCTGCGGCAGGTCCCCGTGCTCGAGTTCGTCCACGACCCGGTGCCCGCGCACAGTCGACGGATCGAGGCCCTGCTCGACGAGGCCCGACCA